The Tubulanus polymorphus chromosome 1, tnTubPoly1.2, whole genome shotgun sequence genome contains a region encoding:
- the LOC141910055 gene encoding acid phosphatase type 7-like, which yields MEMLKAVFVVCCFVALNFWILTDAAAKNNITDAKNKPSGNQTQTSGNQSKTSQQSSGNQSKTTQSPANKPQPGVPIPSVNPAPQPVESAREGVHLSLGPDPFLDRVIMWTYDKKQDTITIKSANPNEFTRTDTVDGQLMNNTYAKHWIMRYEIQSLKEDQKYTYEIGGKQFSFHTWDHHNSIWPEEFLLYGGHINKTSIDAIQIDWNHEHRLKHETELNRYYGMLNLGDWSCSLNPKDYLNYLQDFASQIPFLTCPGEKDMRNKFNHYKQIFSQHGVPYGSDQYWYSFDTDYAHFISLTTEMYFMDGKDMILAEQLAKSQYDWLEKDLKKVNKAYEYDGQRPWVIVFSHRPIYCSGDRTCIKESETLHIITDLFHEYSVDLVITAQDNFYERTFPVSNKKKIGDHYKNPKATVYVTTSAFSCNKPDSKTVRAAVVKPEWSDVVKRISEITYGRLMIHNKTHLFFEERIAKNHTTVDKFWMQQHHRNPFPPTPKINSWIVVLIVGILITVVSVVVLFMKRKAIAEYITMRKTRKSQTYVNLPEGSFDL from the exons ATGGAAATGTTGAAAGCagtttttgttgtttgttGCTTCGTCGCGTTGAACTTCTGGATTTTAACAGATGCAGCTGCGAAGAATAATATCACAG ATGCAAAAAATAAACCGTCCGGGAATCAAACTCAAACATCTGGCAACCAGTCCAAAACTTCGCAACAATCATCGggtaaccagtctaagacAACGCAGTCACCGGCGAACAAGCCGCAACCAGGTGTACCGATACCATCGGTAAACCCGGCGCCGCAACCTGTTGAATCGGCGAGAGAGGGCGTCCACTTATCGTTGGGTCCCGATCCGTTCCTCGATCGAGTAATAATGTGGACTTACGATAAAAAACAAGATACAATCACGATAAAATCTGCGAATCCAAATGAGTTCACGCGTACTGATACAGTTGACGGTCAACTAATGAATAATACATACGCCAAACACTGGATTATGAGATATGAAATTCAG TCGTTGAAGGAAGATCAGAAATATACGTACGAAATCGGTGGCAAgcaattttcatttcacaCATGGGATCATCAT AATTCAATTTGGCCCGAAGAATTTCTGTTGTACGGAGGACAtatcaataaaacatcaatcgACGCGATTCAAATAGATTGGAATCACGAACATCGGTTAAAACATGAAACGGAGTTGAATAGATATTACGGGATGTTGAATTTAGGTGATTGGTCGTGTAGTTTG AATCCCAAAGACTACCTGAACTATCTTCAAGATTTTGCATCGCAGATTCCATTTTTGACATGTCCCGGAGAAAAAG ATATGCGgaataaattcaatcattatAAACAGATATTTTCGCAGCACGGCGTTCCATACGGATCGGATCAATACTGGTACAGTTTCGATACAGATTACGCTCATTTCATCAG TTTAACGACTGAAATGTACTTCATGGACGGTAAAGATATGATTTTAGCGGAACAACTTGCGAAATCACAGTACGATTGGTTGGAAAAAGATTTAAAGAAAGTGAATAAAGCGTACGAATATGACGGACAACGACCGTGGGTTATTGTATTCAGTCATCGACCTATATATTGTTCGGGAGATCGAACCTGTATCAAAGAATCAGAAACGTTGCACAT TATAACTGATCTGTTCCATGAATACAGCGTTGATTTAGTGATCACCGCTCAAGATAATTTCTACGAACGAACGTTCCCCGTTTCcaacaaaaagaaaatcgGTGACCATTATAAGAATCCTAAAGCTACGGTCTACGTGACGACATCGGCATTCAGCTGTAATAAACCTGATAGCAAAACGGTTAGAGCTG CGGTAGTTAAACCGGAGTGGTCGGATGTTGTGAAGCGGATCTCAGAGATTACGTACGGTAGACTGATGATTCACAATAAAACTCATCTATTCTTCGAGGAACGAATTGCCAAAAATCACACGACCGTCGATAAATTCTGGATGCAGCAACATCATCGCAATCCGTTTCCCCCGACGCCGAAAATCAACTCGTGGATCGTGGTTTTAATCGTCGGTATTTTAATAACGGTCGTTTCCGTGGTAGTTTTATTCATGAAACGTAAAGCGATCGCTGAATATATCACGATGAGAAAAACGCGTAAATCTCAAACGTACGTGAATCTTCCCGAGGGTTCATTCGATTTATGA
- the LOC141905708 gene encoding ankyrin repeat and IBR domain-containing protein 1-like isoform X1, with protein sequence MGSSSSKFRKHLQNGDEYAALQLYSNNSDLRKGLDPNLSYGESHSHETALHYAAKHAMKSLLRIFLYELGGNPNKKNARNESALHCVCMVSNHRPYTALSFTILQRRLECLTLILQWRGAVLKDGELEKVDIAAQDEKLNTALHYAAASGLRRCVELLVAHSCPLFMENAQRQTPCDCAEKCSHNAIAVYLESKMVFSNEGNTETEEDLQTVMQAIQDSEAYSGLRAQDLQESKDQLLVETSDMLRVPLFTAEALLRNHEWSREMLLEAWMEDPIECCNKCGVTPPASVHQELKPTDSHTIRTATTSAAASRLENSSSRWQTQIDVICDICACLIPGNEDEVPMTCDHQFCRDCWQRYLHVKIQEGEAHNITCPAYQCSKLVPVEIIENLVSRDMARRYLQFDIKAFVESNPNIKWCPYPGCGRAVRLPESEVVSPTVATARQRINLHDTSHAVDCGNGHYFCWECLGEAHEPASCENWKLWFEKAAEIKPEELNNTEVETELAANFLWLVTNSKGCPNCKSPIQKNEGCNHMKCSKCKHDFCWVCLEAWKKHSSATGGYFRCNRYEVVKKVEESTDGLKAEAEERNKKMQELNRFMHYYTRFKNHEHSFKLEEPLLSTAKEKMMILARAVTDQETANDETKFVEDAVHQLLRGRRVLKCSYVYGYYLDDSGYKRTIFEFMQTELEECLENLSQMVARPYLRTPRGRIIQQSHLVQRKRHEFVTAINKGLIPPDSSPNFRKKRRKTLDEDILRSLNLDPSLLHQDDLRKALMASMSDIDPNNPWVKDKAGRHTNVAALLDWPDDDTDESDAESSPKNTCKESGICCRHNCKRTRAVNPRTGTIHNHCSLRCMRLDKLENRNESDDSDSGEVITDYQMDLLRALEMSRLQYLREMGGVTGQPSNKPSCSSNNIQESHEECANKETIDDDETAENEENSLHLEEIDLDLQRAIELSRISAQEEEKQLKLAIQLSLQNDSTEEGCSGKSELQSSGNGSSGSSSNTDQQQQQQQQLRKTSEPSRNIPDCYYSSCYSTIVTKVPNKSVEDLNDEDYERRSPDTGGDKLLGAVGGAPVCNFDPSPSHRPSVCEPPPGLLETTFTPSRLGSSQFGPIKDLAVTNIASSDRDKTEEFKTKKFKELFTKKGGEHHHRTADSKTTKESTTDIKFDATKLDRLVIETEYHLRPNQKSPTTSTGQRSPISPCQRSPRASSCAAEQSQSNQLFVRRHKTSSSDSSAKIRRRHSSGPSDEKRSSRQKTSRAVRYSDQIDSSSGATRKHSRPREKKCYSYTGTETSSDVWIPRIDVDITPPTTTTSCQSNLETMLKKLIIPSEDEDTNDDVFSDSNERPVNSKRDKKKNGDDSSEDDENKTTSSAVYV encoded by the exons aTGGGCAGTTCTTCATCGAAATTCCGTAAACATCTACAGAACGGTGATGAATACGCGGCCCTACAACTCTACAGTAACAACTCCGATCTAAGAAAAGGACTCGATCCTAATCTTTCGTACGGTGAATCGCACAGTCATGAAACAGCTCTTCATTATGCCGCTAAACATGCCATGAAATCATTGTTAAG gatatttctgtatgaattggGTGGAAATCCGAATAAGAAGAACGCGCGTAATGAATCGGCGTTACATTGCGTTTGTATGGTGTCTAATCACCGTCCGTACACAGCGCTTTCATTCACTATTCTACAGAGAAGATTAGAATGTTTAACGTTGATCCTACAGTGGAGAGGAGCCGTGCTTAAAGATGGAGAATTAGAGAAAGTTGATATCGCGGCTCAAGACGAG AAATTGAACACAGCTCTACATTACGCAGCTGCATCTGGTTTGAGACGATGCGTCGAG CTTTTAGTCGCCCACAGTTGTCCATTATTTATGGAAAATGCTCAAAGACAAACTCCGTGTGATTGCGCtgaaaaatgctcacataacgCGATCGCTGTTTATCTCGAGTCTAAGATGGTTTTCTCG AACGAAGGAAACACAGAAACAGAAGAGGATTTACAAACTGTTATGCAGGCAATTCAAGATTCAGAG GCTTACAGCGGATTAAGAGCTCAAGATCTACAGGAATCTAAAGATCAGTTACTAGTCGAAACGTCCGATATGTTACGAGTTCCTTTATTCACAGCGGAGGCTTTACTGAGAAACCATG aaTGGTCTCGTGAAATGTTACTGGAAGCGTGGATGGAAGATCCGATAGAATGTTGTAATAAATGTGGAGTGACACCTCCTGCAAGTGTTCATCAGGAACTGAAACCTACTGATAGTCATACAATAAGAACGGCTAcaacatcagcagcagcatctCGACTCGAGAATTCATCATCCCGATGGCAAACTCAAATTGATGTTATA TGCGATATTTGCGCGTGTTTAATTCCCGGTAATGAAGATGAAGTACCGATGACTTGCGACCATCAATTCTGTAGAGATTGTTGGCAACG GTATTTACACGTAAAGATTCAAGAAGGTGAAGCTCACAATATAACGTGCCCGGCTTATCAGTGCAGTAAACTAGTACCGGTAGAAATCATTGAGAATTTAGTATCTAGAGATATGGCTCGTAGATATCTACAATTTGATATTAAG GCATTTGTTGAAAGTAATCCAAATATAAAATGGTGTCCGTATCCTGGTTGCGGACGAGCGGTGCGTTTACCCGAATCAGAAGTTGTATCTCCTACTGTAGCTACAGCTCGACAGCGGATCAATCTACACGATACGTCTCACGCTGTAGATTGTGGAAACGGTCATTATTTCTGTTG GGAATGTTTAGGTGAAGCTCACGAACCTGCGAGTTGCGAAAACTGGAAACTTTGGTTTGAAAAAGCAGCAGAAATAAAACCTGAAGAAC TAAATAATACTGAAGTAGAAACAGAACTGGCTGCTAATTTCCTGTGGCTCGTCACTAACTCGAAGGGTTGTCCTAACTGTAAATCACCGATACAGAAGAATGAGGGATGTAATCATATGAAATGCTCAAAG TGTAAACATGATTTCTGTTGGGTTTGTTTGGAGGCGTGGAAGAAGCACAGTTCCGCGACGGGTGGATATTTCCGCTGTAATCGTTACGAGGTCGTGAAGAAAGTGGAAGAATCCACCGACGGTTTGAAAGCTGAAGCCGAAGAACGCAACAAAAAAATGCAAGAACTCAATCGCTTCATGCATTATTATACACGgtttaaaaatcatgaacACAGTTTTAAG ttAGAGGAACCACTGTTGAGTACAGCGAAggagaaaatgatgattttagccCGAGCTGTAACAGATCAAG AAACAGCGAATGATGAAACTAAGTTTGTAGAAGATGCAGTTCATCAACTCTTACGAGGACGACGTGTTCTGAAATGTAGCTACGTTTACGGTTATTATCTGGATGATTCCGGTTATAAACGAactatatttgaattcatgCAG ACGGAACTCGAAGAATGTCTAGAGAACCTCTCGCAGATGGTCGCCCGTCCATATCTACGAACACCTCGCGGTCGTATCATTCAACAATCGCATCTCGTACAACGTAAACGCCACGAATTCGTCACGGCGATCAATAAAGGATTGATTCCTCCCGATTCGTCGCCGAACTTTCGTAAAAAGCGGCGTAAAACTTTAGAC GAGGATATTCTGCGCAGTTTAAATCTTGATCCATCCCTTTTACATCAG GATGATTTACGTAAAGCGTTGATGGCTTCGATGTCGGATATCGATCCTAATAATCCGTGGGTTAAAGATAAAGCGGGTCGACACACGAACGTAGCCGCGTTGCTCGACTGGCCCGACGACGACACCGACGAATCGGACGCGGAATCATCACCGAAGAATACGTGTAAAGAATCGGGAATTTGTTGTCGTCATAATTGTAAACGAACGCGAGCGGTGAATCCACGAACAGGAACCATTCACAATCACTGCAGTCTACGCTGTATGAGATTAGATAAACTAGAGAATAGAAATGAGAGCGATG ATTCAGATTCCGGGGAAGTGATCACTGATTATCAGATGGATTTATTACGTGCTCTGGAGATGTCTAGACTACAGTATTTACGAGAGATGGGAGGAGTTACCGGACAACCATCGAATAAACC TTCTTGCTCATCGAACAATATTCAAGAATCTCACGAAGAATGCGCGAATAAGGaaacaattgatgatgatgaaacagctgaaaatgaagagAACAGTTTACATTTAGAAGAGATTGATCTAGATCTACAAAGAGCAATCGAACTATCAAGAATTAGTGCTCAAG AGGAAGAAAAACAGTTGAAACTCGCTATTCAGCTTTCATTACAAAACGACTCAACAGAAGAAGGATGTTCTGGGAAAAGTGAACTACAATCATCTGGTAACGgtagcagcggcagcagcagcaacactgatcagcagcagcagcagcagcagcagctgcgtAAAACATCGGAACCGTCTCGTAATATTCCCGATTGTTATTATTCGTCGTGTTACTCCACGATCGTTACTAAAGTGCCAAATAAAAGCGTCGAAGACTTGAACGATGAGGACTACGAGAGACGTAGTCCGGATACCGGAGGAGATAAACTACTCGGAGCTGTAGGGGGCGCACCTGTCTGTAATTTCGATCCGTCGCCGTCTCATCGACCGTCGGTATGCGAACCTCCGCCGGGATTGTTGGAGACGACGTTCACGCCGTCGAGACTCGGTAGTTCACAGTTCGGACCGATTAAAGACCTCGCTGTTACAAATATCGCGTCATCCGACCGCGACAAAACCGAGGAattcaaaacgaaaaaatttAAAGAACTTTTCACGAAAAAAGGCGGAGAGCACCACCATCGAACGGCGGATAGTAAAACTACGAAAGAATCAACGACCGATATAAAATTCGACGCGACCAAATTAGATCGGTTAGTTATCGAAACGGAGTATCATCTGAGACCGAATCAGAAATCACCGACGACCTCGACGGGTCAGAGGTCGCCGATATCGCCGTGTCAGAGGTCGCCGCGAGCGTCGTCGTGCGCCGCCGAACAGTCGCAGTCGAATCAACTATTTGTCCGTCGTCATAAAACGTCGTCGAGCGATTCGAGCGCTAAAATCCGGCGTCGTCACTCGTCGGGTCCGAGCGATGAGAAGAGATCGTCGCGACAGAAAACGTCGCGCGCTGTCCGCTATTCCGATCAGATCGATTCGTCGTCGGGGGCAACGCGTAAACATTCACGACCTCGCGAGAAGAAGTGTTACTCGTACACTGGAACGGAAACCAGCAGCGACGTGTGGATCCCGCGCATCGACGTCGATATAACTCCTCCCACAACGACAACGAGCTGTCAATCAAACCTGGAAACGATGTTGAAGAAGTTGATCATACCGAGCGAAGACGAAGACACAAACGACGACGTTTTTTCAGATTCGAACGAACGACCCGTAAATTCAAAACGAGACAAGAAAAAAAACGGCGATGATTCGTCGGaggatgatgaaaataaaacgacgTCCAGCGCCGTCTACGTGTGA
- the LOC141905708 gene encoding ankyrin repeat and IBR domain-containing protein 1-like isoform X2 — translation MGSSSSKFRKHLQNGDEYAALQLYSNNSDLRKGLDPNLSYGESHSHETALHYAAKHAMKSLLRIFLYELGGNPNKKNARNESALHCVCMVSNHRPYTALSFTILQRRLECLTLILQWRGAVLKDGELEKVDIAAQDEKLNTALHYAAASGLRRCVELLVAHSCPLFMENAQRQTPCDCAEKCSHNAIAVYLESKMVFSNEGNTETEEDLQTVMQAIQDSEAYSGLRAQDLQESKDQLLVETSDMLRVPLFTAEALLRNHEWSREMLLEAWMEDPIECCNKCGVTPPASVHQELKPTDSHTIRTATTSAAASRLENSSSRWQTQIDVICDICACLIPGNEDEVPMTCDHQFCRDCWQRYLHVKIQEGEAHNITCPAYQCSKLVPVEIIENLVSRDMARRYLQFDIKAFVESNPNIKWCPYPGCGRAVRLPESEVVSPTVATARQRINLHDTSHAVDCGNGHYFCWECLGEAHEPASCENWKLWFEKAAEIKPEELNNTEVETELAANFLWLVTNSKGCPNCKSPIQKNEGCNHMKCSKCKHDFCWVCLEAWKKHSSATGGYFRCNRYEVVKKVEESTDGLKAEAEERNKKMQELNRFMHYYTRFKNHEHSFKLEEPLLSTAKEKMMILARAVTDQETANDETKFVEDAVHQLLRGRRVLKCSYVYGYYLDDSGYKRTIFEFMQTELEECLENLSQMVARPYLRTPRGRIIQQSHLVQRKRHEFVTAINKGLIPPDSSPNFRKKRRKTLDDDLRKALMASMSDIDPNNPWVKDKAGRHTNVAALLDWPDDDTDESDAESSPKNTCKESGICCRHNCKRTRAVNPRTGTIHNHCSLRCMRLDKLENRNESDDSDSGEVITDYQMDLLRALEMSRLQYLREMGGVTGQPSNKPSCSSNNIQESHEECANKETIDDDETAENEENSLHLEEIDLDLQRAIELSRISAQEEEKQLKLAIQLSLQNDSTEEGCSGKSELQSSGNGSSGSSSNTDQQQQQQQQLRKTSEPSRNIPDCYYSSCYSTIVTKVPNKSVEDLNDEDYERRSPDTGGDKLLGAVGGAPVCNFDPSPSHRPSVCEPPPGLLETTFTPSRLGSSQFGPIKDLAVTNIASSDRDKTEEFKTKKFKELFTKKGGEHHHRTADSKTTKESTTDIKFDATKLDRLVIETEYHLRPNQKSPTTSTGQRSPISPCQRSPRASSCAAEQSQSNQLFVRRHKTSSSDSSAKIRRRHSSGPSDEKRSSRQKTSRAVRYSDQIDSSSGATRKHSRPREKKCYSYTGTETSSDVWIPRIDVDITPPTTTTSCQSNLETMLKKLIIPSEDEDTNDDVFSDSNERPVNSKRDKKKNGDDSSEDDENKTTSSAVYV, via the exons aTGGGCAGTTCTTCATCGAAATTCCGTAAACATCTACAGAACGGTGATGAATACGCGGCCCTACAACTCTACAGTAACAACTCCGATCTAAGAAAAGGACTCGATCCTAATCTTTCGTACGGTGAATCGCACAGTCATGAAACAGCTCTTCATTATGCCGCTAAACATGCCATGAAATCATTGTTAAG gatatttctgtatgaattggGTGGAAATCCGAATAAGAAGAACGCGCGTAATGAATCGGCGTTACATTGCGTTTGTATGGTGTCTAATCACCGTCCGTACACAGCGCTTTCATTCACTATTCTACAGAGAAGATTAGAATGTTTAACGTTGATCCTACAGTGGAGAGGAGCCGTGCTTAAAGATGGAGAATTAGAGAAAGTTGATATCGCGGCTCAAGACGAG AAATTGAACACAGCTCTACATTACGCAGCTGCATCTGGTTTGAGACGATGCGTCGAG CTTTTAGTCGCCCACAGTTGTCCATTATTTATGGAAAATGCTCAAAGACAAACTCCGTGTGATTGCGCtgaaaaatgctcacataacgCGATCGCTGTTTATCTCGAGTCTAAGATGGTTTTCTCG AACGAAGGAAACACAGAAACAGAAGAGGATTTACAAACTGTTATGCAGGCAATTCAAGATTCAGAG GCTTACAGCGGATTAAGAGCTCAAGATCTACAGGAATCTAAAGATCAGTTACTAGTCGAAACGTCCGATATGTTACGAGTTCCTTTATTCACAGCGGAGGCTTTACTGAGAAACCATG aaTGGTCTCGTGAAATGTTACTGGAAGCGTGGATGGAAGATCCGATAGAATGTTGTAATAAATGTGGAGTGACACCTCCTGCAAGTGTTCATCAGGAACTGAAACCTACTGATAGTCATACAATAAGAACGGCTAcaacatcagcagcagcatctCGACTCGAGAATTCATCATCCCGATGGCAAACTCAAATTGATGTTATA TGCGATATTTGCGCGTGTTTAATTCCCGGTAATGAAGATGAAGTACCGATGACTTGCGACCATCAATTCTGTAGAGATTGTTGGCAACG GTATTTACACGTAAAGATTCAAGAAGGTGAAGCTCACAATATAACGTGCCCGGCTTATCAGTGCAGTAAACTAGTACCGGTAGAAATCATTGAGAATTTAGTATCTAGAGATATGGCTCGTAGATATCTACAATTTGATATTAAG GCATTTGTTGAAAGTAATCCAAATATAAAATGGTGTCCGTATCCTGGTTGCGGACGAGCGGTGCGTTTACCCGAATCAGAAGTTGTATCTCCTACTGTAGCTACAGCTCGACAGCGGATCAATCTACACGATACGTCTCACGCTGTAGATTGTGGAAACGGTCATTATTTCTGTTG GGAATGTTTAGGTGAAGCTCACGAACCTGCGAGTTGCGAAAACTGGAAACTTTGGTTTGAAAAAGCAGCAGAAATAAAACCTGAAGAAC TAAATAATACTGAAGTAGAAACAGAACTGGCTGCTAATTTCCTGTGGCTCGTCACTAACTCGAAGGGTTGTCCTAACTGTAAATCACCGATACAGAAGAATGAGGGATGTAATCATATGAAATGCTCAAAG TGTAAACATGATTTCTGTTGGGTTTGTTTGGAGGCGTGGAAGAAGCACAGTTCCGCGACGGGTGGATATTTCCGCTGTAATCGTTACGAGGTCGTGAAGAAAGTGGAAGAATCCACCGACGGTTTGAAAGCTGAAGCCGAAGAACGCAACAAAAAAATGCAAGAACTCAATCGCTTCATGCATTATTATACACGgtttaaaaatcatgaacACAGTTTTAAG ttAGAGGAACCACTGTTGAGTACAGCGAAggagaaaatgatgattttagccCGAGCTGTAACAGATCAAG AAACAGCGAATGATGAAACTAAGTTTGTAGAAGATGCAGTTCATCAACTCTTACGAGGACGACGTGTTCTGAAATGTAGCTACGTTTACGGTTATTATCTGGATGATTCCGGTTATAAACGAactatatttgaattcatgCAG ACGGAACTCGAAGAATGTCTAGAGAACCTCTCGCAGATGGTCGCCCGTCCATATCTACGAACACCTCGCGGTCGTATCATTCAACAATCGCATCTCGTACAACGTAAACGCCACGAATTCGTCACGGCGATCAATAAAGGATTGATTCCTCCCGATTCGTCGCCGAACTTTCGTAAAAAGCGGCGTAAAACTTTAGAC GATGATTTACGTAAAGCGTTGATGGCTTCGATGTCGGATATCGATCCTAATAATCCGTGGGTTAAAGATAAAGCGGGTCGACACACGAACGTAGCCGCGTTGCTCGACTGGCCCGACGACGACACCGACGAATCGGACGCGGAATCATCACCGAAGAATACGTGTAAAGAATCGGGAATTTGTTGTCGTCATAATTGTAAACGAACGCGAGCGGTGAATCCACGAACAGGAACCATTCACAATCACTGCAGTCTACGCTGTATGAGATTAGATAAACTAGAGAATAGAAATGAGAGCGATG ATTCAGATTCCGGGGAAGTGATCACTGATTATCAGATGGATTTATTACGTGCTCTGGAGATGTCTAGACTACAGTATTTACGAGAGATGGGAGGAGTTACCGGACAACCATCGAATAAACC TTCTTGCTCATCGAACAATATTCAAGAATCTCACGAAGAATGCGCGAATAAGGaaacaattgatgatgatgaaacagctgaaaatgaagagAACAGTTTACATTTAGAAGAGATTGATCTAGATCTACAAAGAGCAATCGAACTATCAAGAATTAGTGCTCAAG AGGAAGAAAAACAGTTGAAACTCGCTATTCAGCTTTCATTACAAAACGACTCAACAGAAGAAGGATGTTCTGGGAAAAGTGAACTACAATCATCTGGTAACGgtagcagcggcagcagcagcaacactgatcagcagcagcagcagcagcagcagctgcgtAAAACATCGGAACCGTCTCGTAATATTCCCGATTGTTATTATTCGTCGTGTTACTCCACGATCGTTACTAAAGTGCCAAATAAAAGCGTCGAAGACTTGAACGATGAGGACTACGAGAGACGTAGTCCGGATACCGGAGGAGATAAACTACTCGGAGCTGTAGGGGGCGCACCTGTCTGTAATTTCGATCCGTCGCCGTCTCATCGACCGTCGGTATGCGAACCTCCGCCGGGATTGTTGGAGACGACGTTCACGCCGTCGAGACTCGGTAGTTCACAGTTCGGACCGATTAAAGACCTCGCTGTTACAAATATCGCGTCATCCGACCGCGACAAAACCGAGGAattcaaaacgaaaaaatttAAAGAACTTTTCACGAAAAAAGGCGGAGAGCACCACCATCGAACGGCGGATAGTAAAACTACGAAAGAATCAACGACCGATATAAAATTCGACGCGACCAAATTAGATCGGTTAGTTATCGAAACGGAGTATCATCTGAGACCGAATCAGAAATCACCGACGACCTCGACGGGTCAGAGGTCGCCGATATCGCCGTGTCAGAGGTCGCCGCGAGCGTCGTCGTGCGCCGCCGAACAGTCGCAGTCGAATCAACTATTTGTCCGTCGTCATAAAACGTCGTCGAGCGATTCGAGCGCTAAAATCCGGCGTCGTCACTCGTCGGGTCCGAGCGATGAGAAGAGATCGTCGCGACAGAAAACGTCGCGCGCTGTCCGCTATTCCGATCAGATCGATTCGTCGTCGGGGGCAACGCGTAAACATTCACGACCTCGCGAGAAGAAGTGTTACTCGTACACTGGAACGGAAACCAGCAGCGACGTGTGGATCCCGCGCATCGACGTCGATATAACTCCTCCCACAACGACAACGAGCTGTCAATCAAACCTGGAAACGATGTTGAAGAAGTTGATCATACCGAGCGAAGACGAAGACACAAACGACGACGTTTTTTCAGATTCGAACGAACGACCCGTAAATTCAAAACGAGACAAGAAAAAAAACGGCGATGATTCGTCGGaggatgatgaaaataaaacgacgTCCAGCGCCGTCTACGTGTGA